The following DNA comes from Brassica oleracea var. oleracea cultivar TO1000 chromosome C5, BOL, whole genome shotgun sequence.
AAATGAGGTTGAAGGTTGCGTTACATACAGCGAAAGCCTTGGAGTATTGTAATGATATGGGACTGGATTTGTACCATGATCTCAACACCTACAGAATATTGTTCGATAAGGTTAAGAAATTTTTTTTTATCTCTCTGGGTTTGATAACTGTAACCGTCTTCATAATTATTCACCTTTCAAGTTGTGGGACAGGTTGGTAACCCTAGGCTGTCATGTTTCGGTCTCATGAAGTGTATCAGAGAGGGGAAGAGCTACAGTACAAACTTGGTATTTGCTCCTCCTGAATATTTGCGTCTAGGTACTCTGGTACCGGAGAGTAGCATATTCAGCTTTGGGACCTTGTTACTGGATCTTATGAGTGGCAAACATATTCCACCAAATCATGTAACTCTCTCCTGACACAGTAGACAATTAATATCTATGTTGGTCCCTCAAGGTGTCAATCTTTAAAAGTGAAACCCAACCGAAAGTTTCTCCTTTGAGATACTTTTGGTTTGATTTTCCGTAATTTTGAGATACATACAATTAAATACTAATATATATATATATGTATATATTTTGAGAATCTTGTGTCGAGAACTCTCCATTGGGGCTGCTCTGAGGCATCATATATGTAACTTGAGCAGTTTCTTATCTATGTCACTCCAGGCACTTGATCTCTTCCGTGGCAAAAACTACTTGGTGCTAATGGATTCTGCTCTAGACGGTCAGTTCTCTGATGAAGACAGGGCAGAACTAATCCACCTTGCATCCCGCTGTTTTCGGCGTGAACCAGACGAGAGACCAAGCATAAAGTTTCTTATGTCTGCTCTTTCAAGACTTGAGAAACGAGCTGAGTTATGGCCAAAACTCAAAGAAGAAAACATCCCTGTAAGTCATGAGGCCACATTAATTCTTCCAAGGTTGATAAGCTTTTTTTTTCATTCATGGGGCTTAATAATGACAGGATCCATCATACACTAAACCTGCAACAAATCAGCCATTGCGCTTGACCCCTCTTGGAGAAGCATGCTCAAGAGTGGATCTAAGTGGCATACACGAACTTCTCGAGAAACTTGGATATGGAGAGGACGATGTGTCAGTCACAAATGAGGTATATACATGTTTGTGAGAAACATAAACTCTTAGATACCACTCAATACCTCATTCTGAGGATGTCAATGCAGTTCTCATTCCAAATGTGGACGGGTGATCTGCAAGAGAATACTGATTACAAAAAGCATGGAGATGCTGCATTTCGTGCTAAGGATTTTGAGACTGCTATTGAATTCTACACAGAGGTATCATATACTCCACCCGTTTCAGTTTAATTGGAGTAAAATTTTTGTTTTAAAATAAATGTCGTTTTAAAAAAAAATTAATGCAAAATTTATTAACAGTATTCTCCAGTTTATTTTTTAATTGGTTAAAATATGGTTAGATGTATAGGTAATGATGTTTTTATTTTGTTAATATGCAAAAATAAATGTTTTCTTAATCTGTATGTATAAACTTAAAACAACAATTAAAATGAAACTGAGTGAGTATGAATCAACAAGAAACCTTCTTTCTCCCACACTAAAATATATAATATTTGTAAAGATTGAAATTCTATTATGAACAGTTCATGAGCGGAGCACCAGTGGTATCACCAACAGTATTAATCAGACGGTGTCTATGTTACCTAATGAGCGATATGTTCAGTGAGGCTCTAAGCGAGGCGATGCAAGCTCAGGTTGTGTCGCCAGAGTGTTCAACCGCTCTCTACTTACAAGCGGCTTGTCTCTTAAAGCTTGG
Coding sequences within:
- the LOC106293678 gene encoding probable serine/threonine-protein kinase At5g41260, which encodes MRCICFKPWRRSPSPSVKSTVVDELDNSNKDREGSSCPRFREFTLEELNVATDGFSADNIVSEHNEKVPNIVYEGTLDDGKKIAVKRFQKLSWPDASEFVEEAQEVGKCRSEDMVSLIGCCSEGQERLLVADYMPNGTLAKHLFHWEKRPMKWKMRLKVALHTAKALEYCNDMGLDLYHDLNTYRILFDKVGNPRLSCFGLMKCIREGKSYSTNLVFAPPEYLRLGTLVPESSIFSFGTLLLDLMSGKHIPPNHALDLFRGKNYLVLMDSALDGQFSDEDRAELIHLASRCFRREPDERPSIKFLMSALSRLEKRAELWPKLKEENIPDPSYTKPATNQPLRLTPLGEACSRVDLSGIHELLEKLGYGEDDVSVTNEFSFQMWTGDLQENTDYKKHGDAAFRAKDFETAIEFYTEFMSGAPVVSPTVLIRRCLCYLMSDMFSEALSEAMQAQVVSPECSTALYLQAACLLKLGMEAKAKEALQQGSALEAV